The sequence below is a genomic window from Sparus aurata chromosome 6, fSpaAur1.1, whole genome shotgun sequence.
gagcggagcttctgttggtgcagactttaaCCTTAACTTTCAAGATTTTCACCATGAAGaagaacaaatataaaacactgaagaaaaggagaaaatgaaaaaaacacaagagatcTTCCTTTATAGCGAAACGCAAAACaatctctgtgtgtctgacgATCTTTAAAAtggctcctcctccttcctcctcattaaaaaaaatcaacaacataTGAACATGCCATTTAATTCTCAGTGTTTCTGCACTGTAGGATTCAAGTTTCTCAACCCAGACACCAGAATACAATgattaatgtttaaatgtgtttgtgtcatagTAGTATATTCATATCTGGCTCACATAACATGTTTATGATCCACCTTTCGTAGCGGATGGGAAAAGATGGTGATGAAGTTACAGCGAGGCATGAatgctgccaagccagtgactgcagttctGGAATGCGCTTCAACATTTCTGAGTGAGAAACCACAGCATCATTGTGGCGAGAAGTCAGGACATTTGTGGCGTCTGAAACAGGTCTTTTAAGCCAAGACGTCAACTTTTCCTAATGTCAACCTACTGAttttgtacctaaacctaaacaCAGCGTATCATCGTGAAAATGATCGTCATCATAGAAAATTCaacaaagtttcaacatatctgtggtttgcagggaTGTACATGGCTAAAATGTATGCTGGTGATTGGTGCTGCTGAATATCAGAGCAGAAATGGCTTCCAAActacttgtgatgtcacaaatttAAGAGTCGCCTCTTAAAACCCGTTTTCACACTTTCAGTAATGACTAAGGGAATAGTGTCAAATTCTGCTCATACGTcattctacacagtgaagctcaaacactCGACTGCAGAAACGagaataaaaagacatttctgactGCAGGATGACTTTAACCAAAGCCAAGAAACTGATggttgattttagaaaaagcTATGCTGAGggggagcaggtgaacagttacAGGACAAGGCTCTACTTCCTACAGAAACTATGGAAGACTAAATTTCAGAGCCAGATTTGTATCAACTGTCGTCAGCAGAGGAGGAATATGAAGCAaccctgactggaaacatcacaaactgtcaTGGTACATCACGGTCCAGGACAGGACCGCTCTACAGCAaaaccacccagaacatcacaggtaccatctacagagcatcagtgacatcagtgaagtgagatgtctgtaCAGAGCCCAGAGGAAACTAAGAGACTTGTTTAAACTTGTATGGGAGCCTCTATGTCTTCACTTCAACGCCCTACGTGACTCACCAGAGACAAGCAAGGAAATACACAGTGCATTATTTTCAGCGCTCTGGGACGGAGAGACAGACAAGGAGAGATTTACCttcgtttcaaattggaaacaCAATTCGACTGACTTCACACACTGAACGTGAGTTTACCaccagcaaaacacaaaaacaattgttAACTTTCCAGTTGATAGACCTGACTGATTGATTTCCAGCGTGCTCACTTCCTGCTTTGTTTTCAGCGTTTTTCAACCACGATGGCTTCCAACTTAGAGCACGATttctcctgtcctgtctgcCAAGATGTCTACCAAGATCCTGTTCTCCTGTCatgcagccacagcttctgtagaGACTGTCTGCAGAACTGGTGGAGAAGGAAACGAACACAGGAGTGTCCGGTTTGTAGGAGAAGATCATCAAGAAGTGAACCACCGTGTAACTTGATACtaaagaacctgtgtgagagcttcttatTGACAGGAAATCAGAGAGCTTCAGCAGAGTCCGAGGCTGTCTGCAGTCTGCACAGTGAGAAACTCAGACttttctgtctggaccatcagcagccggtgtgtgtcgtctgcagggactcaaaaaaacacaacaaccacagattcagacccatTGATGAAGCTGCACAGGATCTTAAAGAAGAGCTCCAGAAGTCCCTGAAGCCCTTACAGGACAAACTGAAGGTCTTCAAACAAGTTAAAGGAAACTGTGATCAAACAGCAAAACACATCAAGGTCCAGGCCCGACAGACAGAGAGTCAGATCAAAGAGCAGTTTAAGAAGCTTCATcagtttctagaagaggaagaggaggccaggatctctgctctgagggaggaagaggagcagaagagtcagatgatgaagaagaagactgcAGCTCTGAGTAAAGACATAGCAGCTCTGTCAGACAcgatcagaaccacagaggaggagctgagagctgaagacgtctcattcctgcagaactacaaggctgcagtgaagagagtccagcagcgccccctgctggaggatccacagctggtctcaggagctctgatagacgaggccaaacacctgggcaacctgagctaCAACgtctggaacaagatgaaggagacgctctcctacactcctgtggttctggatcCAAACTCTGCTCATCCAGAACTCttcctgtctgaagatctgacCAGTGTGAGACGTGCAGAGAAACAGATTCTCCCTAAAAACCCAGAGAGGTTTGTTTACCACTCCTCCGTCCTCGGCTCCGAGGGCTTcgactcagggactcacagGTGGGATGTTGAAGTTGGAGACAGTACAGACTGGTCTGTGGGTGTCGCTGCAGAGTCGGTCAAGAGGAAAGGCAACATGCAGTCTGGTGTATGGATAATAGGATTCTCTGATGGTAAAAATAAAGCCTTCTCCCCGGAAGCCAAACTAATTGTTCTCTCAATGGAGACAAAGCTACAGAAGATCAGAGTAAATCTGGACTTGGACAAAGGAGagctgtcgttctctgatcctgacactaaggcacaaatacacaccttcacacacactttcaacgAGAAGCTCTTTCCATACATATGCAATAGAGATGAACGCCCTATTAAGATTATAGAAGAGATGActaaagatgatgatgatgatgatgatgatgatgacgatagTGTTTTTGGTGGTGATCCTATTcatagtgatgatgatgatgatgaagatgatgataatggtgatgatgatgatgatgataatgatgatgatgatgatgatgatgataatgatgatgaggaggaggaggaggaggaggaggaggaggaagacaacaGAAGTCTGATGATTAATAACGATTTGATTTGGCAATTTTTTAGTGATTAGTCGAACAGGAGAATAGACAACAGGAAGAACATGTGACAGAAACATGGGACAACTCCAGAGATGAACTTGGAGTTCAAAGTAGATTAAtgttg
It includes:
- the LOC115582835 gene encoding nuclear factor 7, ovary-like, coding for MASNLEHDFSCPVCQDVYQDPVLLSCSHSFCRDCLQNWWRRKRTQECPVCRRRSSRSEPPCNLILKNLCESFLLTGNQRASAESEAVCSLHSEKLRLFCLDHQQPVCVVCRDSKKHNNHRFRPIDEAAQDLKEELQKSLKPLQDKLKVFKQVKGNCDQTAKHIKVQARQTESQIKEQFKKLHQFLEEEEEARISALREEEEQKSQMMKKKTAALSKDIAALSDTIRTTEEELRAEDVSFLQNYKAAVKRVQQRPLLEDPQLVSGALIDEAKHLGNLSYNVWNKMKETLSYTPVVLDPNSAHPELFLSEDLTSVRRAEKQILPKNPERFVYHSSVLGSEGFDSGTHRWDVEVGDSTDWSVGVAAESVKRKGNMQSGVWIIGFSDGKNKAFSPEAKLIVLSMETKLQKIRVNLDLDKGELSFSDPDTKAQIHTFTHTFNEKLFPYICNRDERPIKIIEEMTKDDDDDDDDDDDSVFGGDPIHISASL